One Alicyclobacillus acidoterrestris DNA window includes the following coding sequences:
- a CDS encoding ABC transporter substrate-binding protein, which translates to MSKVKGVLASLAAVATSSLLLAGCSDNSGAASNKSPSANNASTPTDGGTLTVAQGTKWNDEFIPNLDSSGYTAAMTQLSFDPLLNVNNKLQVIPWLVAKYKYSSDHKTITCWLQPNAKWSDGQPIVSKDVLLDMDFLASPAYNGPHMQGQSEYLVDNVVGASKIVKGQAKSFADTGGFTIVNDKEFQVHVQQPDAAFLTADLANITPLPYHVLKDIPFSDWMDMSYDKLPTVVSGAYIPVSANSQSIDTFKVNPNYWRGKPHIAKVVLEQTSPDVEPGLMANGQIDFAINGISANDKIKMKRDPNIVETTMPSTEYAFLGLDDKKSYFSDVRVRQAFAYAINRNQIINGIFQGMAVPTNSPTPDAYSWASTPESQLNQYPYNPKKAEQLLDEAGFVKKGQWRIDPKTGKTLVLHLAVTAGNATSESEATAIQKNLQAVGIDVEENSPIDFNTLINDLQNNAPNIDMWLMGNELGPDPDPRGTWGTQDAGNYWHYSNTEIDKLIKNTWALPSDFTQAGRGQQFQAFNKFVNQQLPIIFLFNYQDVQVYNKKVHIPSKYFGPMGAWPVGPDWWISN; encoded by the coding sequence ATGTCAAAGGTTAAAGGAGTATTGGCAAGCCTTGCGGCCGTCGCTACGTCTTCATTGTTGCTTGCTGGATGCTCTGACAACAGTGGGGCCGCTTCCAACAAGAGCCCATCCGCAAACAATGCAAGTACACCAACAGACGGTGGTACACTAACCGTTGCACAGGGTACAAAGTGGAATGACGAATTTATTCCAAACCTAGACTCTAGCGGCTATACTGCGGCAATGACACAACTGTCGTTCGATCCGCTATTAAACGTAAATAACAAACTTCAAGTGATTCCTTGGTTAGTGGCGAAGTATAAGTACTCTAGCGATCATAAGACGATTACATGCTGGCTTCAGCCAAACGCAAAATGGTCAGACGGTCAACCTATCGTTTCAAAAGACGTCTTGTTAGACATGGACTTTTTGGCTTCACCGGCATACAACGGCCCACACATGCAAGGTCAATCTGAATATCTAGTGGACAACGTAGTCGGCGCATCAAAAATTGTGAAGGGCCAAGCAAAATCCTTTGCCGATACAGGCGGCTTTACTATCGTCAACGACAAAGAGTTTCAAGTTCACGTGCAGCAGCCGGATGCGGCGTTTCTCACTGCCGATTTAGCCAATATTACGCCACTGCCCTACCATGTCTTAAAGGACATACCTTTCTCGGATTGGATGGATATGTCATACGACAAGTTACCAACCGTCGTATCTGGTGCGTACATCCCGGTATCCGCGAATTCGCAGTCTATCGATACGTTTAAAGTGAACCCGAATTACTGGCGAGGCAAACCTCACATCGCCAAGGTGGTCTTGGAACAGACTAGTCCTGATGTCGAGCCTGGATTAATGGCCAATGGGCAGATTGACTTCGCGATTAACGGGATTTCTGCCAATGACAAAATTAAAATGAAGCGTGATCCTAATATTGTCGAGACGACCATGCCTAGCACCGAATATGCGTTTCTCGGTTTGGATGATAAAAAATCCTACTTCTCGGACGTACGTGTCCGTCAGGCATTCGCTTACGCGATTAACCGGAATCAGATTATCAACGGCATTTTCCAAGGTATGGCGGTCCCAACCAACTCGCCTACACCTGACGCCTATAGTTGGGCCAGTACACCGGAAAGCCAGCTAAACCAGTATCCATACAATCCGAAGAAGGCAGAGCAGCTCCTCGATGAAGCGGGGTTTGTGAAGAAGGGGCAATGGCGGATAGACCCCAAGACCGGGAAGACGCTTGTCCTGCACTTAGCGGTTACGGCTGGCAATGCGACGAGTGAATCGGAGGCTACAGCCATCCAAAAGAATCTGCAAGCCGTTGGCATTGATGTCGAAGAAAACAGCCCAATTGACTTCAATACCCTAATCAACGACTTGCAAAACAATGCCCCCAATATCGACATGTGGTTGATGGGGAATGAATTGGGGCCTGACCCGGATCCGCGTGGTACATGGGGCACACAAGACGCGGGGAACTATTGGCATTACTCGAATACGGAAATCGATAAGCTCATCAAAAACACATGGGCACTGCCTTCAGACTTCACACAAGCTGGCCGAGGGCAGCAATTCCAAGCATTCAACAAGTTCGTCAACCAACAGCTGCCAATCATCTTCTTGTTCAACTATCAAGACGTGCAGGTGTACAACAAGAAAGTTCATATCCCGAGCAAGTATTTTGGTCCAATGGGCGCTTGGCCTGTCGGTCCAGATTGGTGGATTTCCAACTAA
- a CDS encoding ABC transporter ATP-binding protein: protein MADVVDKVDPVVSVRDLRTYFVHKEEEVRAVDGIDLDVYRGQIVCIVGESGSGKSMTALSLMRLVPKPRGKIVSGKIMFHGVDILQLSEPEMTKLRGNEISMIFQEPMTALNPVLTIGDQIAEVLVHHRRVGKRETTAKAVEMLQFVGVPRAEQVLREYPHQLSGGMRQRVMIAMAMICEPKVLIADEPTTALDVTIQTQVLHLMRKMRDDFGTSIILITHDLGVVADMADQVIVMYAGQVVESANADALFEEPLHPYTIALLKSVPTIDQETEVLYYIPGSVPDATEFPTGCRFADRCPLAMASCFEIAPEVREVRPGHLVRCHLVD from the coding sequence ATGGCTGATGTGGTAGATAAGGTTGATCCGGTTGTTTCTGTTCGAGATTTGCGGACGTATTTCGTTCATAAAGAGGAAGAAGTCCGGGCGGTTGATGGCATCGATCTCGATGTTTATAGAGGTCAAATTGTTTGCATCGTAGGAGAGTCAGGGTCCGGGAAGAGCATGACGGCTTTATCGCTCATGCGTCTCGTACCGAAGCCTCGTGGAAAGATTGTATCCGGTAAAATCATGTTTCATGGTGTCGATATCCTGCAACTTTCGGAGCCAGAGATGACCAAGTTGCGCGGCAATGAAATCTCTATGATATTTCAAGAGCCCATGACGGCACTGAACCCGGTTTTGACAATCGGAGATCAGATTGCCGAGGTGTTAGTGCACCATCGACGTGTCGGGAAACGGGAGACGACGGCCAAAGCGGTAGAAATGCTTCAATTTGTGGGTGTACCTCGCGCGGAGCAAGTACTTCGTGAATATCCCCACCAGCTTTCTGGAGGGATGCGTCAACGCGTCATGATTGCCATGGCGATGATTTGTGAGCCCAAAGTCCTCATTGCCGATGAGCCGACGACTGCCCTTGATGTCACGATTCAGACTCAGGTACTCCACCTGATGCGAAAGATGAGGGACGATTTTGGAACCTCAATCATCTTGATCACGCATGATTTGGGTGTTGTTGCGGATATGGCGGATCAAGTCATCGTGATGTACGCAGGGCAAGTCGTCGAATCCGCGAACGCTGATGCACTATTCGAAGAGCCGCTTCATCCCTATACGATTGCGCTTCTCAAATCGGTTCCAACGATAGACCAAGAGACAGAAGTTTTATATTACATTCCCGGTAGCGTCCCGGATGCCACTGAATTTCCGACTGGATGTCGGTTTGCAGACAGGTGTCCATTGGCCATGGCGTCCTGCTTCGAAATAGCGCCAGAGGTGCGTGAAGTCCGACCTGGGCACTTGGTTCGCTGTCATTTGGTAGATTAG
- a CDS encoding ABC transporter ATP-binding protein: protein MAEVLLEVEGLKKYFPIQSGLLRRTVGHVKAVDDVSFRLNYGETLGIVGESGCGKSTTGRMLMRVMEPTAGRIVFDGQDLTKLRGKQLKAVRRNFQMVFQDPYASLNPRMSIQDIISEPLVVNGIATAKQSESMVVQLLETVGLRARDRFRYPHEFSGGQRQRIGIARALSLHPKLIVADEAVSALDVSIQAQILNLMVSLKSEFNLSYIFISHNLAVVKHISDRIAVMYLGHIVELATKDEFYNNPLHPYSEALLSSVLTPSRKVKRERIILTGDVPNPANPPTGCPFHTRCPKVMQECRVTRPVLRDIRAGHSVACHLHA, encoded by the coding sequence GTGGCAGAAGTATTACTTGAAGTTGAGGGATTGAAAAAATACTTTCCCATTCAAAGTGGCCTATTGCGTAGAACAGTGGGACATGTCAAAGCGGTGGATGACGTGTCCTTTCGATTAAATTATGGCGAAACGCTGGGGATTGTGGGCGAATCTGGGTGTGGGAAATCCACGACAGGTCGAATGCTCATGCGCGTCATGGAACCTACGGCGGGAAGAATTGTTTTTGACGGACAGGATTTGACGAAGCTTCGTGGGAAGCAGCTGAAGGCCGTCCGTCGCAACTTCCAAATGGTGTTTCAAGATCCTTATGCGTCATTAAATCCACGGATGTCGATTCAAGATATTATCTCTGAACCTTTGGTTGTAAACGGCATTGCAACCGCAAAGCAGTCAGAATCGATGGTTGTACAACTCTTGGAGACCGTTGGTTTGCGGGCGAGAGATAGGTTCCGATACCCACATGAATTTTCCGGTGGACAACGTCAACGCATTGGGATTGCGCGTGCTCTCTCGCTTCATCCAAAGCTCATTGTGGCAGATGAGGCCGTATCCGCACTCGACGTTTCGATTCAGGCACAAATCTTAAACTTAATGGTTTCTCTGAAATCGGAGTTCAATCTGTCATATATCTTTATCTCGCATAATCTGGCGGTTGTAAAACACATCAGTGACAGAATCGCAGTGATGTATCTAGGTCATATTGTAGAGCTTGCCACGAAGGACGAGTTTTACAATAACCCGTTACACCCGTACAGCGAGGCACTACTATCTTCTGTACTGACACCTTCACGCAAGGTGAAACGCGAGCGAATTATTCTCACAGGGGACGTTCCAAATCCGGCGAATCCGCCAACGGGATGCCCATTTCACACACGCTGCCCAAAAGTGATGCAAGAATGTCGTGTAACTAGGCCTGTCCTTCGAGACATTCGGGCTGGTCACTCGGTAGCTTGTCATCTACACGCGTGA
- a CDS encoding ABC transporter permease, producing the protein MIAYIIRRLLGMIPMLFAITVFVFLMMHLAPGNAIEAMINPRIKDIAALKQQLEVQNGLNLPLPLQYWHWLINVLHGNFGWSFGQHEEVTQLLGPAMYNTLILAVLSEILILLIGIPVGILQARSPYGKFDYTVSTASFVLFSVPYYVFAVFLIYLFAIHWHVFPAQNSVGTGPLAGTFVDHIWHAMLPAISIALTNNTVYSRYTRGSMLDVARQDYVRTARAKGIPERVVYSKHVFRNARIPIVTQLGFDLGGLLGGAVIIEGLFSYQGMGYLTITAVSQRDYPVIMATTLIFAVCVLLGNLVADILTAVVDPRVRYN; encoded by the coding sequence ATGATTGCCTATATTATTCGCCGTTTGCTAGGCATGATTCCAATGCTGTTTGCCATTACCGTTTTTGTTTTTCTGATGATGCATTTAGCACCTGGAAACGCCATCGAGGCGATGATTAATCCACGAATTAAAGATATCGCAGCGCTAAAGCAACAATTAGAAGTTCAAAACGGATTGAACTTGCCGTTACCGCTTCAGTATTGGCATTGGTTGATTAACGTGCTACATGGGAATTTTGGCTGGAGTTTTGGTCAACACGAAGAAGTTACTCAATTGTTGGGCCCGGCGATGTACAATACCCTCATTCTGGCGGTGCTGTCCGAAATTCTCATCTTATTGATTGGTATACCGGTCGGAATTTTGCAGGCGCGCAGCCCATATGGGAAGTTTGATTATACCGTTTCAACTGCATCGTTTGTATTATTCTCCGTTCCGTATTATGTGTTTGCCGTCTTTTTAATTTATCTTTTTGCAATCCATTGGCATGTTTTCCCGGCGCAAAATTCAGTTGGGACAGGGCCGCTTGCGGGTACGTTTGTCGATCACATCTGGCACGCCATGCTCCCGGCTATCTCAATCGCACTCACGAACAATACGGTATACAGCCGGTACACCCGGGGCTCCATGTTGGACGTAGCTCGACAAGACTACGTTCGGACCGCGCGCGCCAAAGGGATTCCGGAACGCGTTGTGTACAGCAAACACGTCTTTCGCAATGCGAGAATTCCTATTGTCACACAGTTAGGTTTCGATTTAGGAGGATTGCTGGGCGGAGCCGTCATTATTGAGGGGCTTTTTAGTTACCAAGGTATGGGCTATCTCACGATTACCGCTGTGTCCCAGCGCGATTATCCGGTAATCATGGCCACAACACTCATTTTTGCGGTTTGTGTGCTGCTAGGGAATTTAGTGGCTGACATTTTAACTGCGGTGGTCGATCCCCGCGTCCGCTATAACTAG
- the opp4C gene encoding oligopeptide ABC transporter permease, which translates to MSLNTNQLLSPQEEMSRESGAKSPFRMAINRFLHNRMAIGSVIVLFIIVLLSLCAPLLTHWNPTTQDLMNVSQPPSAKHLLGTDNNGADLLSRDLYGGRIDLLIGFVDMIIVMGISVLLGGLAGYYGGWVDAVIMRVCDFMFNFPFILLIIVLESIINTTSVWLLVGVIGITGWPGPTRIIRSLFLSLRDAEFILAARIAGTGTWRIIVRHMLPASLGPIVVNATLQMAGLIGAEAALAVIGFGVKSTTPSWGNVLNSSMDYFTLSTEPWAWIPPALLITLTILCINFIGDGLRDAFDPTFEK; encoded by the coding sequence ATGTCACTGAACACGAATCAATTGCTCTCTCCGCAAGAAGAAATGAGCAGGGAAAGCGGAGCAAAGAGTCCTTTTAGGATGGCCATCAATCGCTTTTTGCACAATCGGATGGCGATAGGAAGCGTCATCGTGTTGTTTATCATCGTGTTATTGAGTCTCTGCGCCCCACTCTTAACGCATTGGAATCCGACAACTCAAGATCTCATGAATGTGTCGCAACCACCATCTGCGAAACATTTACTGGGGACCGATAACAATGGCGCGGATCTCCTATCCCGAGATTTATATGGCGGGCGGATAGATTTACTCATTGGATTCGTCGATATGATTATCGTCATGGGCATCTCTGTCCTTCTTGGCGGGCTTGCCGGGTATTATGGCGGATGGGTTGATGCAGTGATTATGCGGGTTTGTGACTTTATGTTTAATTTCCCCTTCATCTTGCTCATTATCGTTCTGGAATCGATTATTAACACGACGTCAGTATGGTTACTTGTAGGTGTAATCGGCATAACCGGTTGGCCGGGACCGACTCGCATTATTCGATCCCTGTTTTTATCACTACGCGACGCCGAGTTTATCCTTGCCGCGAGAATTGCGGGCACCGGCACTTGGCGCATCATTGTCCGCCATATGCTGCCTGCCTCGTTAGGGCCGATTGTCGTGAATGCCACACTGCAAATGGCCGGATTAATTGGCGCCGAAGCAGCGCTCGCGGTAATTGGGTTTGGCGTGAAATCGACGACCCCCAGTTGGGGAAATGTATTGAACTCGTCGATGGACTATTTTACGTTATCGACTGAACCGTGGGCGTGGATTCCACCCGCATTACTCATTACATTGACGATTTTGTGCATTAACTTTATCGGCGATGGTTTGCGAGATGCATTCGATCCCACTTTTGAAAAGTAA
- a CDS encoding IS1380 family transposase, whose product MKQYNHTRSQFARKSSTIHTRYDLNAATSFGGAAGLIDFVLGTGIDREFWVHGLRKGRNTQFHMDDIALTVIFGSLLGQERIFHFEDIEQDPLLKLKLDVPKLPDTTLLYKDLKRLGSDAGIKAIRSAHRQILKSLLPKGQSIVVDIDSSVETVYGAQQQSAVGYNPHHHGRASFHPLLAFDSLTGCCLYDELRSGDAHTSDRFANFYKAMKDQLPDGVNIRAVRMDKGFTGEKVFQILEQDKRDYVIKLKWTKRLAQLAQAPNLLWHCITESDRKHCDVTSIMYQATSWDRPRRVVIVRRLDIDPQECLCAEWLWEYEAIATTLDWRGEDVWHFYNFRGNAENHIKEAKYGFAIDQFSSQNFDANKALQGLKLLAYNLLLLYKHVALQPRVRQWTAGRLRRRLFHLPGILVRHARQWSIRLPVYAKHRSLLMLHAAT is encoded by the coding sequence GTGAAACAATATAATCATACACGAAGTCAGTTTGCTCGTAAAAGCTCTACAATTCATACTCGCTACGATTTGAATGCCGCCACCTCCTTTGGCGGTGCAGCTGGTCTCATAGATTTCGTTTTGGGAACGGGTATTGACAGGGAGTTTTGGGTACATGGATTACGCAAGGGCAGAAACACCCAGTTCCACATGGACGATATTGCTCTGACCGTCATTTTCGGTTCCTTGCTGGGTCAGGAACGGATTTTCCACTTTGAGGACATCGAACAAGATCCCCTGTTGAAGCTGAAGTTGGACGTGCCAAAACTGCCTGATACGACTCTGTTATATAAGGACCTCAAGCGGCTTGGCTCCGACGCTGGCATCAAGGCGATACGTTCGGCGCATAGACAAATCCTAAAGTCACTTCTCCCCAAAGGACAAAGCATCGTGGTCGATATCGACTCCTCTGTAGAGACTGTTTATGGCGCGCAGCAACAGTCCGCTGTTGGATATAATCCACACCATCACGGACGAGCGAGTTTCCATCCCTTGCTGGCGTTTGATTCACTCACTGGTTGTTGTCTCTATGATGAGTTGCGCTCTGGTGACGCCCATACATCAGATAGATTTGCGAATTTCTACAAGGCGATGAAAGACCAGTTGCCGGATGGCGTCAACATTCGTGCCGTCCGCATGGATAAAGGGTTTACCGGAGAAAAAGTGTTTCAGATATTGGAGCAAGACAAGCGGGATTACGTCATCAAACTGAAGTGGACCAAGCGACTCGCACAGTTGGCGCAAGCGCCAAATCTCCTCTGGCACTGCATCACAGAGAGTGACCGGAAACATTGTGACGTTACTTCCATCATGTATCAGGCAACATCCTGGGACAGGCCTCGGCGGGTCGTGATTGTGCGTCGCTTGGACATTGACCCACAGGAGTGCCTGTGTGCGGAGTGGCTCTGGGAATACGAGGCGATTGCCACAACGCTTGACTGGCGCGGCGAGGATGTATGGCACTTCTATAACTTTCGTGGTAACGCTGAGAATCACATCAAGGAAGCCAAATATGGATTCGCCATCGACCAATTCTCCAGCCAAAATTTCGATGCCAACAAAGCGCTACAAGGTCTAAAGCTACTTGCGTATAATCTACTCCTGCTGTACAAGCACGTCGCGCTTCAACCAAGGGTGCGACAGTGGACCGCCGGACGGCTCAGACGAAGACTATTCCATCTACCTGGGATTCTAGTGCGTCATGCACGCCAGTGGAGCATTCGTCTTCCCGTGTATGCCAAGCATCGGTCGTTGCTCATGCTTCATGCCGCCACGTAG
- a CDS encoding autorepressor SdpR family transcription factor: MNESVFKAMADPTRRKIVELLKQGPKTAGEIADHFTHAQPTVSRHLSVLKNAGLVVDQREGTFIVYRLNTTILQEWLAWLLEHFGGDQKHEKK, from the coding sequence ATGAACGAAAGTGTATTTAAGGCAATGGCGGATCCGACACGTCGGAAAATTGTTGAATTATTAAAGCAAGGGCCGAAAACCGCGGGGGAAATTGCTGATCATTTTACACACGCTCAGCCAACCGTTAGTCGTCATTTGAGCGTGCTCAAAAATGCGGGTTTGGTCGTCGACCAGCGAGAAGGCACCTTCATTGTCTACCGCCTCAACACGACCATTCTTCAGGAGTGGTTGGCGTGGCTTCTTGAACACTTTGGAGGTGACCAGAAACATGAAAAAAAGTAA
- a CDS encoding SdpI family protein: protein MKKSNAMPWWGWASWILTLMLGTVAYAYLPAQVVGKAGRMTPRLLVVSYEPATMLAIILLWYVLWRLDPKKRNYESFWTTYRYIGGVIVVCMGFVYLTVLGHALHIASMRFIPTAIGIMFMLIANVLPRIHPNWWIGFRTPWTLSSEESWNRTHRLGGQLGIPTGILIIILAWVLPTNSVMKLAVLIPIILWGLITVVASYFYAKESHN from the coding sequence ATGAAAAAAAGTAACGCGATGCCGTGGTGGGGTTGGGCATCATGGATTTTGACCCTTATGCTTGGGACGGTTGCGTATGCATATCTTCCGGCACAGGTTGTTGGTAAAGCAGGTCGAATGACGCCGCGTTTGCTGGTGGTTTCGTACGAACCAGCCACTATGCTCGCAATCATTCTTTTATGGTATGTGCTTTGGCGGTTGGATCCAAAAAAGAGAAATTATGAATCCTTCTGGACCACGTATCGCTATATTGGCGGTGTCATTGTGGTGTGTATGGGATTCGTGTATCTCACGGTCCTGGGTCATGCGTTACACATTGCATCGATGCGATTCATACCGACGGCAATCGGCATTATGTTTATGTTGATAGCCAATGTCTTACCTCGTATTCATCCGAATTGGTGGATTGGATTTCGAACGCCATGGACGCTTTCGAGTGAGGAAAGTTGGAATCGTACACATCGCTTAGGTGGGCAATTGGGCATTCCGACAGGGATTCTTATCATCATTCTCGCGTGGGTGCTACCCACGAATTCCGTCATGAAACTGGCAGTTCTCATACCGATTATTTTGTGGGGACTGATTACGGTTGTGGCTTCGTACTTTTATGCAAAAGAGAGCCATAATTAA
- a CDS encoding YbjQ family protein, whose translation MLIVTTENIHGYQIEKVLGQVFGLVVRSRGLAGNITAGLRSLVGGEIKEYTEMLEDARKHAIDRMVQNAHEMGANAIVMMRFDSSEVGQTMSEIIAYGTAVVVREQ comes from the coding sequence ATGTTGATTGTAACGACTGAAAACATCCACGGGTATCAAATTGAAAAGGTCCTTGGTCAAGTGTTTGGTTTGGTCGTCCGGAGCCGTGGCCTAGCGGGTAATATTACGGCAGGTCTTCGTAGTTTGGTTGGTGGAGAAATCAAGGAATATACGGAGATGTTGGAGGACGCTCGGAAACACGCAATTGATCGGATGGTTCAAAATGCCCATGAAATGGGCGCAAACGCGATTGTGATGATGCGCTTTGATTCCAGTGAAGTGGGGCAAACCATGTCTGAGATCATTGCGTACGGCACAGCTGTCGTCGTGCGAGAGCAATAA
- a CDS encoding sugar ABC transporter substrate-binding protein, producing the protein MKRQMKKLILPIAAALVFAAGCGTQAATSNAATSNTSGSVKVKPVHIAVVSLYDNDEWSAQFLSGIKAAAQAYPDVTLTETQASYNQAEMVSQLQAVIAQHPDVIIVNHASQPSALAPAVQQAINQGIKVISVEADIPVKGVAHANENNQQLATLSLNALAQGIHNRGNIAVIWVGGFTPMVQREVSLKAFEKAHPDIHVIATYGDASNTTISDTMARTEALLRQYPNAGQLSAIWASWDQFAIGAVKAEQALQRNVPIYGIDVSNQDLALMKQSNSPWKATAANDVYQYGTAMVNYALRDAYGESIPSSIWIPGALIEQSKLPPQGENIHDFFLSILPSETSLGSSPLLQQLEKEKQ; encoded by the coding sequence ATGAAGCGTCAGATGAAAAAATTAATCTTGCCAATCGCGGCCGCACTGGTGTTTGCGGCTGGATGCGGGACACAGGCCGCGACTTCCAACGCAGCCACATCGAACACATCGGGTTCCGTGAAGGTAAAACCTGTACATATTGCGGTGGTCAGTCTGTACGACAACGATGAATGGTCGGCACAGTTTTTGAGCGGGATCAAGGCCGCTGCGCAAGCATATCCCGATGTCACCCTGACCGAGACGCAAGCTTCGTATAACCAGGCGGAAATGGTAAGTCAGCTTCAGGCTGTGATCGCCCAGCATCCGGATGTCATTATCGTCAACCACGCATCACAGCCTTCAGCTCTGGCACCCGCTGTTCAACAAGCCATTAACCAAGGCATCAAGGTAATTAGTGTGGAAGCGGATATTCCCGTCAAGGGTGTCGCGCATGCGAATGAGAACAATCAACAATTAGCGACCTTGTCTTTGAATGCGCTGGCGCAAGGAATCCATAATAGGGGAAACATCGCCGTCATTTGGGTTGGTGGTTTTACGCCGATGGTGCAACGGGAGGTGTCGCTCAAAGCATTTGAAAAGGCACACCCAGACATTCACGTCATTGCCACTTACGGAGATGCGAGCAACACCACCATATCCGATACCATGGCTCGAACGGAAGCACTGCTGAGACAGTATCCCAACGCAGGACAGCTCAGTGCGATTTGGGCTTCCTGGGACCAGTTTGCCATTGGCGCTGTCAAAGCAGAGCAGGCGCTGCAACGCAATGTCCCGATTTACGGCATTGACGTGTCCAACCAAGATCTCGCTTTGATGAAGCAGTCAAATTCACCATGGAAGGCCACAGCCGCAAATGATGTCTATCAATACGGGACAGCCATGGTCAACTACGCGCTTCGGGATGCCTACGGGGAATCAATTCCATCGTCGATCTGGATTCCAGGTGCACTGATCGAACAATCGAAACTGCCTCCGCAAGGTGAAAACATTCACGACTTCTTTCTCTCCATTCTGCCGAGTGAAACCAGCTTAGGCAGTTCACCTTTGTTGCAACAATTGGAAAAAGAAAAGCAGTGA